A genomic segment from Agrobacterium vitis encodes:
- the map gene encoding type I methionyl aminopeptidase — protein MIISSDEELQHLKEIGILCALAVKTMGAALEPGITTRELDLIGRKILEDNDAQSAPEFCYQFPGATCISVNEEVAHGIPGDRVIARGDLVNIDVSGVKNGFFGDTGSSFIVPPGKPKIEKLLRDGKRALFLGVTQVKTGAPFASIGNAIGAFAAKNRYTLIANLASHGIGRELHEEPRELSTWADPDETRIMQEGQVFTIEPFLSLGGQWAEDGDDPWTLYSDPKAPTVQFEHTVVATRNGPLILTMVE, from the coding sequence ATGATCATCTCCAGCGACGAGGAACTCCAGCACCTGAAGGAGATCGGCATTCTCTGTGCGCTGGCGGTGAAAACCATGGGTGCGGCGCTGGAGCCGGGGATAACCACCCGCGAGCTGGACCTGATCGGCCGCAAGATACTGGAAGACAATGACGCGCAATCGGCACCGGAATTCTGCTATCAGTTTCCCGGTGCCACCTGCATCAGCGTCAACGAGGAAGTGGCCCACGGCATTCCGGGTGACCGGGTGATTGCCCGGGGCGATCTGGTCAATATCGACGTTTCCGGTGTCAAAAACGGGTTTTTCGGCGATACCGGCTCATCCTTCATCGTGCCGCCGGGCAAGCCGAAGATCGAAAAACTGCTGCGTGACGGCAAGCGGGCGCTGTTTTTAGGTGTCACCCAGGTCAAGACCGGCGCGCCTTTTGCCAGTATCGGCAATGCCATCGGCGCTTTTGCCGCCAAGAACCGCTATACGCTGATTGCCAACCTCGCCAGCCACGGCATTGGCCGCGAGCTGCATGAGGAACCGCGCGAGCTTTCCACCTGGGCCGACCCGGACGAAACAAGAATCATGCAGGAAGGCCAGGTCTTCACCATCGAGCCGTTCCTGTCGCTGGGCGGTCAATGGGCCGAGGATGGCGATGACCCCTGGACGCTCTACAGCGACCCGAAAGCGCCGACCGTGCAATTCGAACATACGGTGGTGGCAACTCGCAATGGGCCGCTGATTTTGACAATGGTGGAGTGA
- a CDS encoding YbfB/YjiJ family MFS transporter — translation MTISPPRHANLPFTALAGALALAAAMGFGRFSFTPILPGMMTDLHLLPGDAGLIAAANFLGYLLGAVLAGQGWAAGRERLIALSSLLATSLLLAAMALTEHVGMFMLIRFLSGAASAFAMIFTSSIVLAHVSAHASIHAGEYAQSTHFGGVGLGIAASSLMVYALPHLFGASVSAGWRLDWLAGAGLTFVVFLVVSLLLPRVRKTEVRAEQEPPLSWGRPFLLLFASYGLFGFGYVVTATFIVTMARMANAGPVAEFLAWFLAGIMAAGSLFIWRPVLDILGLAGAYSLALLLAAIGVFASVGLPGMAAPLVGAALLGLTFMTITAYGLRLARTLAPASPRKALSIMTAAFGVGQTIGPLVAGWLAAISGSFALPSLVAGAVLLVSLILAASLWRKTV, via the coding sequence ATGACGATCTCGCCCCCTAGACATGCCAATCTCCCATTCACCGCTCTTGCCGGTGCGCTGGCCTTGGCTGCGGCCATGGGTTTTGGCCGGTTTTCCTTCACCCCCATTCTGCCGGGGATGATGACCGATCTTCATCTTCTGCCCGGCGATGCGGGCCTGATCGCGGCGGCGAATTTCCTCGGCTATCTCTTAGGGGCCGTGCTTGCCGGTCAGGGTTGGGCGGCGGGGCGCGAAAGGTTGATTGCGTTGTCTTCGCTTTTGGCAACCAGCTTGCTTCTGGCCGCCATGGCGCTGACGGAGCATGTGGGAATGTTCATGCTCATTCGCTTTCTGTCAGGCGCGGCCAGTGCCTTCGCGATGATCTTCACCAGTTCCATCGTGCTTGCCCATGTCAGCGCTCATGCAAGCATCCATGCTGGTGAATATGCGCAATCCACCCATTTTGGCGGGGTAGGCCTGGGGATCGCCGCGTCGTCCCTGATGGTCTATGCATTGCCACACCTGTTTGGCGCATCCGTATCCGCAGGGTGGCGGCTGGACTGGTTGGCCGGGGCGGGGCTGACCTTTGTTGTCTTCCTTGTCGTCAGCCTGCTGTTGCCACGGGTGCGCAAAACCGAGGTGAGGGCCGAACAGGAGCCGCCGCTTTCCTGGGGCAGGCCATTTCTTTTGTTGTTTGCCTCCTATGGCCTGTTCGGCTTCGGCTATGTGGTGACGGCCACCTTCATCGTCACCATGGCCCGCATGGCCAATGCCGGGCCGGTGGCGGAATTTCTGGCGTGGTTTCTTGCAGGCATCATGGCGGCTGGCTCGCTTTTCATCTGGCGTCCGGTGCTGGACATACTTGGACTGGCGGGCGCCTACAGCCTTGCCCTGCTTCTGGCAGCCATTGGGGTTTTTGCCTCGGTTGGATTGCCGGGCATGGCTGCCCCGCTGGTGGGAGCGGCTCTTCTCGGCTTAACCTTCATGACGATCACCGCCTATGGCCTGCGGCTGGCCAGAACCCTTGCGCCAGCCAGTCCCCGCAAGGCGCTGTCGATCATGACGGCGGCCTTCGGCGTCGGGCAGACGATCGGGCCGCTGGTCGCCGGCTGGCTTGCCGCTATCAGCGGCAGCTTCGCGCTGCCAAGCCTTGTTGCAGGCGCTGTATTGCTGGTCAGCCTCATTCTGGCCGCAAGCCTGTGGAGAAAGACGGTCTGA
- a CDS encoding LLM class flavin-dependent oxidoreductase codes for MELGLYTFADVDPTAPNKGLEAKRRVDDLLEEIRLADEVGLDVFGLGEHHRPDYMASSPATILAAAAVQTKNIRLTSAVSVLSSDDPVRVFQQFATVDLLSNGRVEMMAGRGSFIESFPLFGYDLDDYDLLFAEKLQLLMEIRDNEIVTWEGETRKPIQGRGVYPRPLQDPLPLWIAVGGTPQSVARAGYLGLPLAIAIIGGEPRRFAPLVDLYRQSGAKAGVDPSALKTSINVHGFIHDTTQSAADIFYAPQAEVMDRIGRERGWGPGNRAQYDAMRGPHGALFVGDPEAVAEKIVAHHALFKNDRFLLQMAIGPMPHKDIMRGIELYGTKVAPLVRKALAADLTQVGAGA; via the coding sequence ATGGAACTTGGCCTTTACACCTTCGCGGATGTGGACCCCACGGCACCCAACAAGGGGCTGGAGGCCAAGCGTCGGGTGGATGATCTGCTGGAGGAAATCCGGCTGGCGGACGAGGTGGGGCTGGATGTCTTCGGTCTTGGCGAACATCACCGTCCCGACTACATGGCGTCTTCGCCCGCCACCATTCTGGCGGCGGCGGCGGTGCAGACCAAAAATATTCGCCTAACCAGCGCGGTATCGGTGCTCAGTTCCGATGATCCGGTGCGGGTGTTCCAGCAATTTGCCACCGTCGATCTGCTGTCGAACGGGCGTGTGGAGATGATGGCTGGGCGCGGCTCCTTCATCGAAAGCTTTCCGTTGTTCGGCTATGATCTTGATGATTATGATCTTTTGTTTGCCGAAAAGCTGCAATTGCTGATGGAGATCCGCGACAACGAGATCGTCACCTGGGAAGGCGAGACCCGTAAGCCGATCCAAGGTCGTGGCGTCTATCCGCGCCCCTTGCAGGACCCGCTGCCGCTGTGGATCGCCGTGGGTGGCACGCCGCAATCGGTGGCCCGGGCCGGCTATCTCGGCCTGCCGCTGGCCATTGCCATCATCGGCGGCGAACCGCGCCGGTTTGCACCGCTGGTCGATCTTTACCGGCAGAGCGGGGCGAAGGCCGGGGTCGATCCATCCGCCTTGAAAACTTCGATCAATGTGCACGGTTTCATCCACGACACGACCCAATCGGCGGCTGACATTTTCTACGCACCGCAGGCCGAAGTGATGGACCGGATTGGCCGCGAGCGCGGCTGGGGGCCGGGCAATCGTGCCCAGTATGACGCGATGCGCGGCCCGCATGGGGCGCTGTTCGTGGGTGATCCTGAAGCGGTGGCCGAAAAGATCGTCGCCCATCACGCCCTGTTTAAAAACGACCGTTTCCTGCTGCAAATGGCCATCGGCCCGATGCCGCACAAGGATATCATGCGCGGCATCGAGCTTTACGGCACCAAGGTTGCGCCATTGGTGCGCAAGGCTCTTGCTGCTGACTTGACGCAGGTCGGGGCGGGGGCGTAA
- a CDS encoding glycosyltransferase family 2 protein, with the protein MTLVTKVDAYKVRWKSQYEWAQILVTIASTTLICLGFSEPGPVVVIASGTMVLALAVQRSLPWLSAAGVAYVVVAPIGSLAGGLWMIFWLRQQSYPEWLWIGASVAMVLSFLRMILVVAMRVGTFALLTRKVWTRPIAPLPPRNGPEEVRVSLHVPTHCEPPDLVINTLDHLARLHYENYEVIICDNNTLDEQLWRPVEAHCRRLNAASGKEQFRFLHVEGLQGAKAGALNLCLDHTDPGAELVAVVDADYLAEPDFLSRLVGFFVDPRFAFVQTSHDYRSDDASLFKRACYWEYVAPNRLEYAGASEMRASFTVGTMCIFRRSAIEAVGRWAEWCQTEDSEIAIRLRAAGYDGVFLPYTFGRGLIPDNYADWKRQRFRWTSGPMQQFRRHWRLFLPSRFGGSPHLSRWGKLFEVFRSVVPLTIPMTIAGNVAFAILLPIMVMLDITPQLSVPPVAVLGLSVVMAASVVRTVAEYRVCGCCRLRDVLSAEFAALALSHVCGMAAITAALGGKIVWLRTPKFNSRSSLRNALASVRVELSIALALVVIAITIAFAFETVNLHGKLVALGALVYPLLSFVAAVAMALLALARRPDTGTQAFIDKRAISDQRGNTGTPPSP; encoded by the coding sequence TTGACTTTGGTCACCAAAGTCGACGCCTACAAGGTTCGTTGGAAAAGCCAGTACGAATGGGCGCAAATTCTTGTCACAATCGCCTCTACCACTCTGATATGCCTAGGGTTTTCCGAACCTGGCCCCGTTGTTGTCATCGCTTCGGGTACGATGGTCCTCGCCCTTGCCGTGCAGCGTAGCCTTCCCTGGCTCAGTGCTGCGGGGGTGGCCTATGTCGTGGTAGCGCCCATCGGAAGCCTCGCCGGCGGGCTATGGATGATATTCTGGCTCAGGCAACAGTCCTATCCGGAATGGCTATGGATCGGCGCCTCAGTGGCCATGGTGCTTTCGTTCCTGCGCATGATATTGGTTGTGGCCATGCGTGTCGGCACCTTTGCGCTCCTGACCCGCAAGGTCTGGACACGGCCGATCGCCCCCTTGCCGCCTCGTAACGGCCCCGAGGAGGTCCGTGTGTCTCTTCACGTCCCCACCCATTGCGAACCTCCTGATCTCGTTATCAATACCCTCGACCACCTCGCGAGGCTGCACTACGAGAATTATGAGGTTATCATTTGCGATAACAATACCCTGGATGAGCAGCTCTGGCGTCCGGTGGAAGCCCATTGCCGCAGGCTGAATGCCGCCAGCGGCAAGGAACAGTTCCGCTTCCTCCATGTGGAAGGGCTTCAAGGCGCCAAGGCAGGCGCATTGAACCTATGCCTCGACCATACGGATCCGGGCGCCGAACTGGTCGCTGTCGTCGACGCCGACTATCTGGCCGAACCGGACTTCCTTTCTCGTCTGGTTGGCTTCTTTGTCGATCCCCGCTTCGCCTTCGTACAAACCTCGCACGATTATCGCAGCGACGATGCCAGCCTGTTCAAGCGCGCCTGTTACTGGGAATATGTGGCGCCGAATCGCTTGGAATATGCCGGTGCCAGCGAGATGCGGGCTTCCTTCACGGTCGGCACCATGTGCATTTTCCGACGCTCGGCAATCGAGGCGGTCGGGCGCTGGGCGGAATGGTGCCAGACGGAGGATTCCGAAATTGCCATTCGTTTGCGCGCCGCCGGTTATGACGGCGTTTTCCTGCCCTATACATTCGGACGCGGCCTGATTCCCGACAATTATGCCGACTGGAAACGCCAGCGCTTCCGCTGGACATCCGGCCCCATGCAACAGTTTCGTCGTCATTGGCGGCTGTTTCTTCCTTCACGTTTCGGTGGATCGCCGCATTTAAGCCGATGGGGTAAATTGTTCGAAGTGTTCCGCAGCGTTGTGCCTTTGACCATTCCGATGACCATTGCTGGCAATGTCGCCTTTGCCATTTTGCTGCCCATCATGGTCATGCTGGACATCACCCCGCAGCTTTCGGTGCCGCCGGTTGCCGTGCTGGGCCTGTCCGTCGTGATGGCCGCAAGCGTCGTGCGGACCGTTGCCGAATACCGCGTCTGCGGGTGTTGCCGGTTGCGGGATGTGTTAAGCGCAGAATTTGCGGCGCTGGCGCTCAGCCACGTCTGCGGCATGGCCGCAATCACCGCTGCCCTGGGTGGAAAAATCGTCTGGCTGAGAACGCCGAAATTCAACAGCCGGTCGTCCCTTCGCAATGCGCTTGCCAGTGTGCGGGTGGAACTGTCCATTGCCCTTGCACTGGTCGTCATCGCGATCACCATCGCTTTCGCTTTCGAGACCGTCAACCTGCATGGCAAGCTGGTGGCGCTTGGGGCCTTGGTGTATCCGCTGCTCTCATTTGTCGCAGCAGTGGCCATGGCCCTGCTGGCCCTGGCGCGAAGGCCGGACACCGGCACTCAGGCTTTCATCGATAAAAGGGCGATCTCCGATCAAAGGGGTAACACGGGCACGCCCCCCTCCCCTTAA
- the sbmA gene encoding peptide antibiotic transporter SbmA, which yields MFHSFFPKPKLFFISAALWTLVCIAVWYSIGPQAGAALGMPPLAEGEKPPIGLAFFFTPDNVWFYLYFTIFVFIFGSVWKLIERNHPWSNWSIWGSAFIIFITYFSVQTSVAVNNWRGPFFDLLQNALAKQPGITAGQFYSLQMRFFEIGAVSVTLNVVTAFFTNHYVFRWRTAMNDFYMSKWNKLRYIEGASQRVQEDTMRFANILEGLGVTFINSIMTLVVFLPLLFSMSKYVEGLPIIGAIPHALFWLAIAWSLFGTALLAFAGIKLPGLNFRNQRVEAAYRKELVYGEDHSDRAQPVTVKELYSNVRRNYYRMYWHYLYFNVARFSFGQADVMFLNFILVPTFVAGKITLGIWQQISTAFGEVSNSFQYLVSYWTTIIELLSIHKRLKAFEAAIDDQPLPDIDQRYLAREETDGEIAADKPY from the coding sequence GTGTTTCACTCATTCTTCCCCAAGCCGAAATTGTTTTTTATTAGCGCTGCGCTTTGGACCCTGGTCTGTATAGCGGTTTGGTATTCCATTGGGCCGCAAGCTGGGGCTGCTCTTGGAATGCCACCGCTGGCTGAAGGCGAAAAGCCGCCTATTGGTTTGGCTTTCTTTTTTACGCCTGACAATGTGTGGTTCTACCTATATTTTACTATTTTTGTTTTTATATTTGGTTCCGTCTGGAAGCTGATTGAGCGAAATCATCCATGGTCAAACTGGTCGATATGGGGTTCGGCCTTCATAATTTTCATAACATACTTTTCCGTTCAGACATCTGTTGCTGTCAATAACTGGCGAGGGCCTTTTTTCGATCTGCTTCAAAATGCGCTTGCAAAGCAGCCTGGAATAACGGCTGGGCAATTCTACAGCCTGCAGATGCGGTTTTTCGAAATCGGCGCAGTTAGCGTGACGCTTAACGTCGTCACTGCTTTTTTCACAAATCATTATGTTTTCCGTTGGCGAACCGCGATGAATGACTTCTACATGTCGAAGTGGAATAAGCTTCGTTATATCGAAGGTGCATCTCAACGTGTCCAGGAGGACACAATGCGCTTTGCTAATATCCTCGAAGGGCTTGGCGTAACATTTATAAACTCGATCATGACGCTGGTCGTGTTTCTCCCGCTTCTATTTAGCATGTCAAAATATGTAGAAGGCTTGCCTATTATCGGAGCAATCCCGCATGCTCTTTTCTGGCTGGCTATTGCTTGGTCTTTGTTCGGTACAGCACTTCTCGCCTTTGCAGGGATCAAATTGCCGGGGCTGAATTTTCGCAACCAGCGTGTGGAGGCTGCCTATCGTAAAGAACTGGTTTACGGGGAAGATCACTCTGATAGAGCACAGCCAGTTACCGTCAAAGAACTATATTCAAATGTGCGTCGCAATTACTACAGGATGTATTGGCATTATCTATACTTCAATGTAGCACGTTTTTCTTTTGGCCAAGCTGACGTCATGTTCCTAAATTTCATTCTAGTTCCTACTTTTGTTGCCGGGAAAATCACCCTTGGCATATGGCAGCAAATATCGACTGCCTTTGGCGAAGTGAGCAACTCCTTCCAATATCTCGTCAGCTATTGGACCACGATTATCGAGCTGCTCTCCATACACAAACGCCTGAAAGCCTTCGAGGCGGCTATCGATGATCAGCCTTTGCCTGACATCGACCAGCGCTATCTGGCGCGGGAAGAAACCGACGGCGAGATTGCGGCTGATAAGCCCTACTGA